The sequence below is a genomic window from Corallococcus silvisoli.
GGGAGCAGCGCTATGGGGAGCTGTTCCAGAAGATCCGGACCGGCGAACTCACCGGGTGACGGAGCGGGCCCCCTGGCGCGCGGCGCCGCGGCGGTCTACCGCTTCGCTGCGGAGCCGGCCTTCGCCTGCTCCGCCTGCTTCTTGAGCGCGAGCAGCGTTCCACGAGCCCGCTGGGTGGAGCGGCGGCGCAGGGCGGGGTCGTACTCGATGGCCCGGCCCAGGTCCTTCAGCCCCTCCGGCACCTTGCCGCGGCGCAGGAGGATCTCCCCACGGCCCACCAGCGCGTCCACGTTGGTGCTGTTGAAGCGCAGGGCCTGGTCATACGCCTCGAACGCGTCATCCACCCGGTCGACCGTCATGTACGCGGCGCCCAGCTGCGCGCGAAACACGGTGTCGTGCGGCGCGGCGGCCACCAGGCCCTCGAAGATCTGCAGCGCGACCTTCACGCGGCCCGCCAGCAACATCTGGTGGCCGGTGGCGGCGTACTTGTAGAGCCGGTCGTTCGACAGCCCGAGGAACTGCCCGAGCGTGACCTCGCCCCGGATGAGCCCTTCCTCCAGGGACGGAGCATCCTTCGGCGCATCTTTTGGTGCGGCCTTGGGAGACACGGGCTTGCGGCTCACGGACACCTCATCCGGGGGCCCCGGAGGGCCCCCTTCCAGGGGGTTGCGGTCAGACGAACAGGTTGCGCTTGACCATATCATTCAGGCGGCCGACGTCGTCGAGCGCGCTGAACATGGTCTTCACGCTGTCGAAGGCCTTGGTGATGGCCTTCGCGTGCTCGTCCTTGTCGTACTTGCCCAGGTCGTCCTTGCCCGTGAACGGGTTGAAACCCAGCGACTGCGTGTTGCCCAGCGCGTTGAACGTGCGGGTCACGGACTCCGTGGCCTTGGTCAGCGCGTTGTCGCGGGTGGTGTCGAAGGTCGCCTTGTTGAACGTGGCCGAGCTGGTCTTCCCGTCCGAGCTGGAGATGGCCTTCTCGCTCAGCGTCATGAAGTCGCCGGTCTTGAACTTGTCGACGGTGCCGTCGTTGCCGGTCACCTCGCGGCCCCCGTAGGACCAGGAGGCCGTGGAGTCACCCATGTTCAGGCGGTCTTCGAAGTGCTTGGTGGTGAAGTCCGCGGAGACCTCCCAGCCATCCTTCTGGATGGTGCCGACCTTGCCCTTGCCCTTGTCGATGTCGGTGACCTGGATGTGGTCGTCGCCGCAGGTGATGTCCAGCTTGCCCGTCACCGTCATCCCGTTGCCGTACGGCACGGTGCCCACGTGGATCTGCGTGCCGTCACCCAGCACGAAGGTCGTGTCGCGCTTGAAGTCGAACTTGCCGCCGTCGCTCTCGTCGACGTGCGGGTCGCCCCAGATGCGGGTGCTCTTGCCGTCCGGGCCGGAGATCTTCCACTCCTGGGTGCCCAGCTGTTCAATCTTGTAGCCGCCCGGCGTGGTGATGACGCCGTTGTTGTCGACCTTGAGCTTGTCGGCGGGGCGCATCTGCGCTTCCCACTTCGGCGCCTCGGAGGGGAAGGCCCCGTTCGTGGTGGCCCCCTGCTGGGTGTCCGCGGGCGCCTGCTGGCTGGTCACGAACGCGCTGCCGTCCGGGGTCTTCGTCGTCGACGCAGGCTGCGCCGAGGCCTGCTTCAGCTGCGCCTCGATGAGCTTCAACGCCTCGTTGGCCGTCGACTCGATGAGCTTGAGGTTCTTCGCAAGCTCCGCCTCGCTCAAGCCGGGAGCATTGGTGGCGCTCTGCAGGACGCGGGTGCTGCTGCCGGTGGAGGTGATACCAGCCATGATCTTCCCCTCGGTGTTGGGCGCCTGCGAGGCGCCGGATATCTAACTGAGGGTTATCCCTCCGGGGCGATCAGAAGTTGTGCCTACATGGTGAATTCCACCAGGGCGGAAAACCGGGCGCGCCGCCTCCCGGGGTGAGGCCGGCGCCACCCAGGCCGGACTACCAGCCCTGGTTGTCCAGGGCGACGCGCAGGCTGGTGAGGAAGGCGTACTTGATGGCGGTGGCGCTGGCCTTGTCCTTCACCATGTCGTCCGCCATCTTCATCCAGGCGGAGACCTCCGAGGAGCTAGGAGGGCGGTAGCTGCTGCCCAGCACCTCGTGGAGGGCCTCGTCCAACACGCGCATCAGCGTGGCGCGGTCCGTCTTGTCCAGGCCGTCGCGGGCCTCGCGCATCATGGAGGGCAGCGTGTTCTTCACGCCGGACGCGTTCAGCTTGTTCTCGTCCACCAGCTTCTTGGCCTCCCCCTCCCAGCGGGACAGCTCGCCGGCGCTGGGCTCGCGGCCATAGGTGGCCTTGAAGGCGTCCTTCGCCAGGGTGCGCAGCGTGGCGGCGTCCGTCTTGTCCAGGCCGTCGCGCACCTCCCGCATCATCCCGGGCAGCGTGTTCTTCACGCCGGTCGCGTTCAGCTTGTTCTCGTCCACCAGCTTCTTGGCCTCTCCCTCCCAGCGGGACAGCTCGCCGGCGCTGGCCTCGCGGCCGAAGGTGGTCTTGAAGGCGTCCTTCGCCAGGGTGCGCAGCGTGGCGGCGTCTGTCTTGTCCAGGCCGTCGCGCACCTCCCGCATCATGGAGGGCAGCGTGCTCTTCACGCCGGTCGCGTTCAGCTTGTTCTCGTCCACCAGCTTCTTGGCCTCTCCCTCCCAGCGGGACAGCTCGCCAGCGCTGGGCTCGCGGCCGAAGACGGACTTGAAGGTCTCCTTCGCGAGGCCGCGCAGCGCGGCGGGGTCTGTCTTGTCCAGGCCGTCGCGCACCTCCCGCATCATGGAGGGGAGGTTGTATTTGATGGAGGTGGCGTCCATCCCCTGCTCCGCCAGCTTCTGGGCTTCGGCGGTCCAGCGGCTCAGCTCGCCCTCCCCTGGAGCCCGGCCGAAGAGGCTCTTGAACGTCTCGCTCGCCATGGAGCGCAGCTCGGCGGTGCTCGGCTTCACCGTGGAGCCTGACTGGATGGCCTTCAGCTTCTCGATGACCGCGTACTTGATCTCCGTGGCGCTCTTGCCCTTACCCGCAAGGTCATTCGCGAGCGCGATCATCTCCTTGCGCTCGTTCGAGGACGGAACGCGCCCGATCTGACGGTAGGCCTCGTCGACCTTATTGGTGAGCACGTCCGGCCTGGGCCGGCTGTCTGGCAGCAGCGGCCCGGTGGGAGCCGCCTTGGCCTGCGGCGTCGTGACGTACTGCGTCCGGGCCACGTCCGTCGGCGCCGCCGCGGTGGGGGCCGCCACCGCCTGCGCGCTGGTCAACTCCTGCAACCCTTGGAGGAACTGCAGCTCCATGGCCTGCGCAGACGGGGCCGCCGCCGGCGTCTGGGTATTGGAAGGAATGGCACTGAGTGGACGCTCGCTCACCTTCATGGAATCTCCTCTGGAATGGAAAAGCGGGCCCCCCGCCATCTCAAATCATCCAAGAATAGCCAGAAAAGTTGCCATGAATGCCAGCCCCCTGTCTTCTGTCGTTGCCGCAACGACAGTGCGCCCCGGACATACATCCCAGGAATGGGGGCAAGGCATGCGGGCGGAGGGACCGCAGGTGTTCGCACGCGCGGCCTGCTGGGAGTCTGGCTTCCCGGAGGCACCACGGCGGCTGGGAACGCCCAACTTTATGGGCCATGGAGAAGACAGCCCGCCCCCATCGCCATGCATTGAAGTGGGCGCTCGGCGCCATCGCCGCCGTACTGGTGTTGGTCGTCGGTGCGCTGGCACTGAAGTCCACGTGGATCGCCGAGCGCCTGCGTGGAGAGCTGGAAAGCATCGCCACCCGGTCGCTCGGCCGCCAGGTGAGCGTCGGCAAGCTCGAAACCCATTGGTTTCCGAAGCCTGGCGCCACGGTCACGAACCTGCGGGTCGAGGGGGCAGCCAATGAACCGCCCTTCCTGGAAGCCTCCCACGCGACGGCGACCGTTCAGCTCTGGCCGCTGATCCGGAGCCTGGGCAAGGACGTGCGCGTCGGCGCGCTGAAGCTGGACCAGACGAAGCTGAACCTCGTGCGGCACAAGGACGGGACGTGGAACTACGAGTCGCTCGGGGGGCCGCCCAAGCCTTCGCCGGCTCCCTCGCCGGGGGCCTCCGCTTCTGGCCGGGAGACGCTCATCGAGGACCTTGAGATCCGCGATGGCATCGTGAACGTGATGGACCAGCAGGCGACCGGTGGCAATGCCATCGTGGCGCTGCGGGACATCGACGTGACGTTGAAGGGCCTGGGGCCGGGCCGGGCGCTCAAGGGCTCCTTGAAGACGGCGCTCGCCGCGCCAAAGCAGAACGTGGCGGTGGACTTCAAGGTCGACCCCCTCCCCGCGGGGAAGATTCAGCCCGGACAGCCGTGGCCCCAGGTGACGATGCGCCTGCGTGGCAAGGACCTCTCCGTGAATGCGTTCCGGGACTTCCTGCCTCCAAAGGCAGCCAACTACTTCACCGGAGGCCAGGTGGACGTCAACGCGGACGTGAAGACCGAACAGGGCATGTACACGCTCGTCGGCCAGGGGGCCGCGAAGGCGCTGAAGCTTCGCGGTGAGCCGGCCAGCGGCGCGTTCACCTTCGCCTCCCGCGTCGACCCGGCCCATGTGAAGGCGGCGAAGGTCGACTTCACGCGGATCTCGCTCAAGGGGCCGGGCATCGACCTCGCGGGGAGCACTTCGGTGTCGATGGCGCCGATGCACGTGCGCTTCGCGTTCCAGGGGCAGGAGCTCGACCTGGGACACCTGCTGGGCGCACTGCCCCCCTCACAGCCCCAGACGCAGACCCAGGAAGCGACCTCCTCCACCGCGCTGCCTGCCTCGGTGCGCACGGGGCTCGCGAAGGTGGACGTGGGCGGCACCATCAAGTTCGCGAAGGTCCACCACGGCACGCTCGAGGCGACGAACGTGGATGCGCAGGCGAAGCTGGATGATGGCGTGCTGCTCCTCCAACACGGGAGCGCGACCGTCTACAGCGGGCACGCGGACCTCAGCGGGACCCGGGTGGACCTCACGAAGAAGCAGCCGGAGTGGTCGCTGAAGATGGCGCTCACCGGGATGGACACGGCCCAGGCCTTCCAGGCGCTGTCAGGGCACCCGTCCCTGAAGGGCAAGGCCAGCGGCCAGCTTCAGCTCACTGGTACTGGCGTGGATTGGGACCAGACGCGCAACACCATCACCGGAGAGGGGAACGTGCAGCTCCGCGACGGGGCGCTCACGACAGCGAGCCTGGGAGACAAGGTCACGCCAGTCCTGACGCAGGGACTGACGAGCTTGGGGCACAAGAACACGGCGGGCACGGTCGCGAAGACAGCGCAGGGCACGCAACTGAAGGACCTGAACGCGCAGTTCCGGGTCCAGGGTGGCTGGGTCGCGTTCACGAAGCCAATGGCCTTCGAGTCTGACATTGGCAGCGGGACCGTGGATGGCCGGGTGGGTCTGGATGAGCGGCTGGACCTCAAGGGCACCCTCAACGCTTCGGAGGCCTTCGTCTCCGGAATCACCCACGGCGCGATTCCCATCAAGGCTCCCGTCGCCATTCCGCTGACCATCACGGGCACGATTGGCTCACCGGAGGTGAGGCCGGGCAGCCCGCTGAACATCGCCCAGGGGCTGCTGCCCAAGGTGGGGGGCGGCAACCCGGTGAACCAGGCACGCAAGGGCCTGGGGGACCTCTTCAAGCGGCCCCAGCCCCAGAAATAGGGCTCCGCGGCACTCCTGATGGGTCGGAGAGACAGGGCCTCATGGACGCGCCCGCGCGGGCGCTCGGCTGATTTTTCTGGGACGGGGGCCGGCTCGGTCCCTCCTTCTCCATGGCAGCCCGCTTTCCACTCCCTCGCCCCACCCAGGAGGCGCCCATGGACTACCGCATCAAGTCAGGTGACACGCTGTCCCAGATCGCCAAGACGCACCACACCAGCGTCAGCGCGCTGATGAAGGCCAACCCGAAGCTCAAGGACGCGAACGTCATCCAGGCAGGCAAGTCCCTGAACATCCCTGGCAAGACGGACGGGTTCGATGACAAGCCCTCGCGGGCCATGGGCTCCCGGTCGTCAGCGAAGTCCGACGCCAAGAACACCACCTCCGGCGCGGACGCCGCGTCCTCCGGTGGCGCGAAGGGCGCCAAGGGCAATCCCTTGGACATCGCGAAGAAGCACCTGAACAAGAACGCCGGGTCGCTGAAGCTGGAGAAGAAGGGAGTGGGCGCCGACATGGACGACAACGTCGGCAACAAGGTCAACTGCGCCAACTTCGTCTCCGCGTGCCTGGAGCAGGCCGGGCAGATCAAGGACAGCCAGCACAGCAACCTGGTGCGCGGCCTCCAGAACAACCTGGACAAGGACAAGAACTTCAAGCGCGTGTCCTTGAAGGATGCCAAGCCCGGCGACGTGGTCAGCTTGAAGACGGGCTCGGGTGTCGATGACCGCCACGTGGTGATCTTCGCGGGCTGGAAGAATGGGAAGGCGGAGTTCATCGGCTCGAACAACCGGAACCCCGACCGCACGCAGCGGATCACCATGACGATGTCGAACGCCCCCGTCCTGTCCGTCCACCACTACACGGGCTGACACCGACCGTGGAGGGGTGGACGGCCAGTCGCGGGCCGGGAGGTGCTTCACGCAGGGAGCCGGGTGCGCCGCGGCTCCCCGCCTTCAGACCCCGGCGGCCCGGTCACCGTGCGTTCGGGGCGGTCCCGATCACGTTCACCGTGGCCGTGGCGCTGGCCGCGATGCCGAAGTCATCCTGGTTGATGAGCAGCTCCACGGTGTGAACGCCCCGCGCATTCAGCGGAACGGTCTTGGTCATCGTGAACGAGTAGGCGCCGCCCGGAGGCAGGTTGACGCCCCAGTCGGGCCAGGAGGTCTCCCAGCCGTCAGGCAGGGTGGACCAGAAGTCGTACCAGACCCAATTGCATGAGGCGGAGTCATTGTCGGTGACGGTCACCGACCACGTGACGTCCGAGCCCGGGGCCGCCGTCACCGTCGCCGGTGAGAGCGAGAGCGTGGGCGGCGTCGCGATGCAGCGCTCGACGACCTCCACGGTGGCCGTCCGCTGCACGGTCTGGCTGCCCCGCGTGACGGTGACGCCCGCCGTGTAGGAGCCAAGCGGCGTGCTGTAGGGCACATACGTCTGGAGGACCAGGGTGTCGGAGCTGGCGGCCGCGAGGGTGCGCTGCGCGGGCAGCGGGTCCGCGCCCCAGCCCGTGGGGACGATGGCGGCGAGCTGGAAGGTGCTCGGACCGCAGCCGGCCGAGTCCCGGTTGGTGATGGACAGCTCGAACTCCGGTCGTGCTCCGGGCGAGAAGGTGGGCTCCAGGGCCGTCACCCGCACCTCGGGCGCGGCCTGCACGCAGGTCGTCACGCGGCGCTGGACGCTCACCGTCAGCCCCGCGGACGTCGCCGCGTTCACCGTGAGGGAGAGGTCGCCATAGGGGTCATTCCACGTCGTGCCCCGCAGCAGGGCCGGGTCGCTCCAGGACGACGTCTGGGGCGTGAAGTCGAGCAGATGGGTGCCGCCGCGCGTCTCCGCGTCCGCCAGGTGGATGAGCGCGCCGCCGAACACCTGGGACGCCAGCGTCGACTCGAAGCGCCCCACGGGCTGGCGGTACTCCACCCACAGCCAGTCGTTGGTGCCAGGGCGCCGGCGCACCTTGAGCGCCTTGAGTCCACCGGAGGCCACCATCGGCGCCAGCGTGAAGGTGCCACCCGTGGCGTCCACCTCGGCCACGGCGGACGGAGCCAACCAGCCGATGCGCGCCTTGTGCGGCGCCGCGTAGTGGCCCAGGTTCCAGGAGCCCATCGTGGAGAAGAGGTCTCCATATTCGTCGATGGTGCCCAGGGCGCCCGGCATGCCCAGCGCCTCCGTGGAGAAGTCTCGAGAGCCCGCGTGGTCCAGCGTGAGGTTGTGTCCTGCCTCATGCGTCACCAGCTTCACGGCGGTGTCGTTGTTCCCCATCCAGTCAGCGACGAGCCACGCCATGGAGGCCGTCACGGTGCCATCCGCCGTCACGACCTGTCCGCAGGACAGGGTGGCCTGTCCCGCATAGGAGCAGCCCTGCGAGGGATTGGGGTGGACGATGAAGATGCGGTCGTACTGCGTGAAGTCCACGTCCGCGTCCGCCGCTCGCACGGCGGCGTCGCGCATGGCATCCACCTCTGAACAGGAATAGGCGCGGTCCAGCGTGTACCAGCCCACCACGTTGCCCGTGGTGGTGGTGCGTCCCTCGGAGACCTCGCTCCAGTAGCTCGCCAGCGAGCGCTGCGTGGAGGAGAAGAAGCTGTCGTGGATGCCCTGCGGGGTGACGGCGGGCCGGGGCATGCCCGGGAAGTCCGCGAGGATGACCAGGCTGCGCTGAACTCCAGTGAGCCCGCACGTTCCCAAGGTGGACTGCAAGGCCGCGGCCTGACGGTCCACTTCCACGCTCCGGGCCGTGAACCGGTGCGCCCCCTCGGTTCCGCGCAACGTCACGCGCAGGCCACTGCGCAACCCTTCCGGTGCCCCGCCGGTGAAGACCACCGGTCGGTGCTGGTTCCCGGTGAAGAGGAAGTACTCCTCGCGCGATTCAGCCAGCGAGGGCGCGTCCGCGACCCGGACCTCGAGCACGCCCTGCACCACCTGCTCACGGCTGGCGTCCCGAGCCGCTGGGGCCGCGTGCTCCTCTGGGACGGAGACCTGCGGGTTACAGGCCGCGAGCCACACGGCCGCGGTGATGCTCCACATGCGGGACATTTCCCCTCCGGCGAGTGGCGGCCCGGCGCGGGAGTGCGCCTGGCGACCGCCGCGCGCCTTGTGCCCCCAGTCGCGCCCGCGCGCAACGACGATTGGGAGCGGAGCGCCGCGGCGTCACCGGGCACGGGAGGCGACGCCGCCATGCAAGGCTTGCCGGACGCGTGCAAGGTTTGCCGTGCCGGCGCGCGGTTTCCGGCAAGCCTTGCCAGGCACGGTGCGCCGTCGTGGGCCGGGCCTCTGGGTTCAGGGTTGGCATCCGGGTTGCTCAGGAGGATGCGTGCTCAGCCCATCATCAAGGCGGGCCTGAAACGGAGACTGGCTTTGAGAACCCGAATCCTCCTTTTGCTCGCGGCATTGTTCTTCATCCACATCCCTCTTTCCGCCCAGGCCCAGGATATGGACTATCCGAGGTGCGGA
It includes:
- a CDS encoding DUF1521 domain-containing protein; the encoded protein is MAGITSTGSSTRVLQSATNAPGLSEAELAKNLKLIESTANEALKLIEAQLKQASAQPASTTKTPDGSAFVTSQQAPADTQQGATTNGAFPSEAPKWEAQMRPADKLKVDNNGVITTPGGYKIEQLGTQEWKISGPDGKSTRIWGDPHVDESDGGKFDFKRDTTFVLGDGTQIHVGTVPYGNGMTVTGKLDITCGDDHIQVTDIDKGKGKVGTIQKDGWEVSADFTTKHFEDRLNMGDSTASWSYGGREVTGNDGTVDKFKTGDFMTLSEKAISSSDGKTSSATFNKATFDTTRDNALTKATESVTRTFNALGNTQSLGFNPFTGKDDLGKYDKDEHAKAITKAFDSVKTMFSALDDVGRLNDMVKRNLFV
- a CDS encoding LysM peptidoglycan-binding domain-containing protein — protein: MDYRIKSGDTLSQIAKTHHTSVSALMKANPKLKDANVIQAGKSLNIPGKTDGFDDKPSRAMGSRSSAKSDAKNTTSGADAASSGGAKGAKGNPLDIAKKHLNKNAGSLKLEKKGVGADMDDNVGNKVNCANFVSACLEQAGQIKDSQHSNLVRGLQNNLDKDKNFKRVSLKDAKPGDVVSLKTGSGVDDRHVVIFAGWKNGKAEFIGSNNRNPDRTQRITMTMSNAPVLSVHHYTG
- a CDS encoding BTAD domain-containing putative transcriptional regulator — translated: MSRKPVSPKAAPKDAPKDAPSLEEGLIRGEVTLGQFLGLSNDRLYKYAATGHQMLLAGRVKVALQIFEGLVAAAPHDTVFRAQLGAAYMTVDRVDDAFEAYDQALRFNSTNVDALVGRGEILLRRGKVPEGLKDLGRAIEYDPALRRRSTQRARGTLLALKKQAEQAKAGSAAKR
- a CDS encoding metallopeptidase domain-containing protein, with amino-acid sequence MSRMWSITAAVWLAACNPQVSVPEEHAAPAARDASREQVVQGVLEVRVADAPSLAESREEYFLFTGNQHRPVVFTGGAPEGLRSGLRVTLRGTEGAHRFTARSVEVDRQAAALQSTLGTCGLTGVQRSLVILADFPGMPRPAVTPQGIHDSFFSSTQRSLASYWSEVSEGRTTTTGNVVGWYTLDRAYSCSEVDAMRDAAVRAADADVDFTQYDRIFIVHPNPSQGCSYAGQATLSCGQVVTADGTVTASMAWLVADWMGNNDTAVKLVTHEAGHNLTLDHAGSRDFSTEALGMPGALGTIDEYGDLFSTMGSWNLGHYAAPHKARIGWLAPSAVAEVDATGGTFTLAPMVASGGLKALKVRRRPGTNDWLWVEYRQPVGRFESTLASQVFGGALIHLADAETRGGTHLLDFTPQTSSWSDPALLRGTTWNDPYGDLSLTVNAATSAGLTVSVQRRVTTCVQAAPEVRVTALEPTFSPGARPEFELSITNRDSAGCGPSTFQLAAIVPTGWGADPLPAQRTLAAASSDTLVLQTYVPYSTPLGSYTAGVTVTRGSQTVQRTATVEVVERCIATPPTLSLSPATVTAAPGSDVTWSVTVTDNDSASCNWVWYDFWSTLPDGWETSWPDWGVNLPPGGAYSFTMTKTVPLNARGVHTVELLINQDDFGIAASATATVNVIGTAPNAR
- a CDS encoding AsmA family protein, whose translation is MEKTARPHRHALKWALGAIAAVLVLVVGALALKSTWIAERLRGELESIATRSLGRQVSVGKLETHWFPKPGATVTNLRVEGAANEPPFLEASHATATVQLWPLIRSLGKDVRVGALKLDQTKLNLVRHKDGTWNYESLGGPPKPSPAPSPGASASGRETLIEDLEIRDGIVNVMDQQATGGNAIVALRDIDVTLKGLGPGRALKGSLKTALAAPKQNVAVDFKVDPLPAGKIQPGQPWPQVTMRLRGKDLSVNAFRDFLPPKAANYFTGGQVDVNADVKTEQGMYTLVGQGAAKALKLRGEPASGAFTFASRVDPAHVKAAKVDFTRISLKGPGIDLAGSTSVSMAPMHVRFAFQGQELDLGHLLGALPPSQPQTQTQEATSSTALPASVRTGLAKVDVGGTIKFAKVHHGTLEATNVDAQAKLDDGVLLLQHGSATVYSGHADLSGTRVDLTKKQPEWSLKMALTGMDTAQAFQALSGHPSLKGKASGQLQLTGTGVDWDQTRNTITGEGNVQLRDGALTTASLGDKVTPVLTQGLTSLGHKNTAGTVAKTAQGTQLKDLNAQFRVQGGWVAFTKPMAFESDIGSGTVDGRVGLDERLDLKGTLNASEAFVSGITHGAIPIKAPVAIPLTITGTIGSPEVRPGSPLNIAQGLLPKVGGGNPVNQARKGLGDLFKRPQPQK